In the genome of Pseudorasbora parva isolate DD20220531a chromosome 10, ASM2467924v1, whole genome shotgun sequence, one region contains:
- the LOC137090703 gene encoding uncharacterized protein: MAQSRGKKMVELALKRKYPENDTHVGIPSKRQQVLPPAETMEWTILDTFLDTTSVDSLYDDITDLDYVPTPTMAQTEVELGDPGEQVQEPQPEPQPEPQPEPQPGPQPDVESRRPPMREPCGAKCRRRCTDHISEERRREIWSQYWEMTYTERRSWMFYSVTPMPTKRITTGPESRRGRSFIYRLQNQKGEPRQVCKMFFLSSLGYHPKNDSLVISMMGKSNTRPLVPSKDQRGRQAAVNKIDVKTLDDHIESFHPCVSHYRREHAPNRRYLPSDITIKMMHSDYLDKGNACSYEAYRKMVKDKKISFAKLGEEQCEDCLEHAEHVNCHTGETESSDCPECLRWNKHKQSALESRQSYQADAERDWPDMTSVRSVDLQKVIMLPRMPGVKSAVFTRRIVAYHETFASVGKKTNKKNTISVLWHEGMAGRSAAEITSAYTTALEKERDVRHTIFWVDNCSAQNKNWCLLSSLVTLVNSDTISQEDITLKFFERGHTFMSADSFHHGVEQQMRSRPGGVVYDFEDFVSVVASSNSRKVDVIKLENANVLDWRDGHSTVKVKKAQAPKLGEMAEIQVRRGSKSLFYKLSHTENEFMELDFLMKKFSLKVPTLLRPQNRGVEEVKKRDILCNLCHLMPPNRRVFWYSLPVSNVLEDEE, encoded by the exons ATGGCACAAAGCAGGGGAAAGAAGATGGTCGAACTGGCGTTGAAAAGAAAATACCCGGAGAATG ATACACATGTAGGTATTCCATCAAAGAGGCAGCAAGTCCTGCCCCCCGCTGAAACAATGGAGTGGACCATCCTGGACACTTTCCTGGATACCACCAGCGTGGACAGCTTATATGATGACATTACAGACCTAGATTATGTCCCAACCCCTACGATGGCACAGACTGAAGTGGAACTTGGAGACCCAGGAGAACAAGTGCAAGAGCCCCAGCCAGAGCCCCAGCCAGAGCCCCAGCCAGAGCCACAGCCAGGGCCACAGCCTGATGTTGAATCACGTCGACCACCAATGAGAGAGCCATGTGGTGCCAAATGTCGAAGAAGGTGTACAGACCATATTTCAGAGGAAAGACGGAGGGAGATATGGAGTCAGTACTGGGAGATGACCTACACAGAAAGACGATCATGGATGTTTTACTCAGTTACCCCAATGCCAACCAAAAGAATAACAACCGGCCCAGAAAGTCGCCGTGGCCGCTCATTTATCTACCGCCTGCAAAACCAGAAAGGAGAGCCAAGACAGGTCTGCAAAATGTTTTTCCTGTCATCATTGGGCTACCACCCTAAAAATGACAGTCTCGTTATTTCCATGATGGGGAAGTCGAACACCAGGCCACTGGTTCCATCCAAGGACCAGAGAGGAAGGCAGGCTGCAGTCAACAAGATAGACGTGAAGACCCTTGATGACCACATTGAGTCCTTCCATCCTTGTGTGAGCCATTACAGACGGGAGCATGCCCCAAATCGACGGTACCTGCCAAGTGACATCACAATTAAGATGATGCATTCAGACTACCTGGATAAAGGAAACGCCTGCTCCTATGAAGCATACAGGAAGATggtaaaagacaaaaaaatcagctttgccaaACTTGGGGAGGAGCAATGTGAGGACTGTTTGGAACATGCAGAACATGTGAACTGCCACACAGGGGAGACTGAAAGCTCAGATTGCCCAGAGTGCCTAAGGTGGAACAAACATAAGCAGTCTGCCCTAGAGAGCCGCCAAAGCTACCAGGCAGATGCAGAGAGGGACTGGCCGGACATGACATCAGTTCGGAGTGTGGACCTCCAGAAGGTGATAATGCTGCCACGGATGCCAGGAGTCAAGTCAGCAGTATTTACTCGTCGCATCGTGGCATACCACGAAACATTTGCCtcagtggggaaaaaaacaaacaaaaaaaacaccatcTCTGTATTGTGGCACGAGGGAATGGCTGGGCGAAGTGCCGCGGAAATTACATCAGCATATACAACTGCATTGGAGAAGGAGCGGGATGTACGCCACACCATATTCTGGGTGGACAACTGCAGTGCACAGAATAAGAACTGGTGCCTTCTATCCTCACTTGTCACTCTTGTGAACAGTGACACCATTTCACAGGAGGACATCACACTAAAGTTTTTTGAGAGGGGACACACGTTCATGAGCGCAGACAGTTTCCACCATGGTGTCGAGCAGCAAATGAGGAGCCGTCCAGGTGGTGTGGTCTACGACTTTGAGGactttgtgagtgttgtggcaAGCTCCAACTCCAGGAAGGTGGATGTTATCAAATTGGAGAATGCCAATGTGCTAGATTGGAGGGATGGCCACTCCACCGTCAAGGTCAAGAAAGCGCAAGCACCAAAGCTTGGGGAGATGGCGGAGATACAGGTGCGGCGTGGCTCCAAGAGCCTCTTTTACAAGCTGTCCCATACGGAGAATGAATTTATGGAATTGGACTTCCTCATGAAGAAATTCTCGCTGAAGGTGCCCACTCTTTTGCGACCACAGAATAGAGGGGTTGAGGAGGTCAAGAAGAGAGACATCCTCTGTAATCTTTGTCACCTCATGCCACCAAACAGGAGGGTGTTCTGGTATTCCCTGCCTGTGAGCAATGTTTTGGAGGATGAGGAGTAA